The Pseudodesulfovibrio sp. zrk46 genome contains a region encoding:
- a CDS encoding CvpA family protein: MNFLDIVLVCILAIFMIRGFFRGLVQEVLSLAAVVLAIFLASNYQHLLVPHLELYIESQVTVNALAYVIIFFGTLIIFWLLAKAIRTMLDIVLLGWVDRIAGGVFGIIEGALIALILLMFLQSFAPDSTWLQESKIAPRSQHLLQLVGDLAPNSMREALKSKGFEFPSPQDALNSAKEAIGLDDRDTQSE, from the coding sequence ATGAATTTTCTCGACATCGTCCTCGTTTGCATCCTTGCTATCTTCATGATCCGCGGATTCTTCCGCGGCCTGGTGCAGGAGGTTCTGTCTTTGGCGGCAGTTGTACTCGCAATATTTCTAGCATCAAACTATCAACACCTTCTCGTTCCACATTTGGAACTATATATCGAAAGCCAGGTGACTGTTAACGCATTAGCATATGTCATCATTTTTTTCGGAACTTTAATTATCTTCTGGTTATTAGCAAAAGCAATTCGCACCATGCTAGATATCGTTCTTCTTGGTTGGGTTGATCGCATTGCTGGTGGAGTATTTGGCATTATTGAAGGCGCTCTGATTGCACTCATTCTTCTCATGTTTCTTCAATCCTTTGCACCAGACTCTACATGGCTTCAGGAGTCAAAAATCGCACCTCGTTCTCAGCACCTACTCCAACTGGTAGGAGACTTGGCCCCCAATTCAATGCGCGAAGCTCTTAAATCCAAAGGTTTCGAATTCCCTTCACCACAGGACGCGCTTAATTCAGCCAAAGAAGCAATCGGCCTTGATGACCGGGACACCCAATCGGAATAA
- the rfbC gene encoding dTDP-4-dehydrorhamnose 3,5-epimerase, whose translation MQVHETGFPGLLVLEPRVFQDERGFFLESYNKESFKNIGIECDFMQDNHAYSRDICVLRGFHFQAPPAAQAKLVWVTRGAVLDAVVDLRKGSPTYGKWRHVVLSAANFKRMFIPKGFGHGYVTIMPDTEFQYKVDAPYSPEYEGGIIWNDPDVAMEWDAALQGRSPIMSEKDRRLTRLADFDSPFIYED comes from the coding sequence ATGCAGGTTCACGAAACTGGGTTTCCCGGTTTGCTCGTACTGGAGCCTCGCGTTTTTCAAGACGAACGAGGTTTTTTTTTGGAGAGCTATAATAAAGAGTCATTCAAAAATATTGGTATAGAGTGCGATTTCATGCAGGATAACCACGCCTATTCTCGGGATATATGTGTATTACGTGGATTTCATTTTCAAGCTCCACCAGCTGCCCAGGCTAAACTCGTTTGGGTGACGCGCGGAGCAGTGCTCGACGCAGTCGTAGATCTGCGTAAGGGGTCGCCGACCTATGGAAAGTGGCGGCATGTTGTTCTTAGTGCTGCTAATTTTAAGCGGATGTTTATTCCAAAAGGATTTGGGCATGGATATGTCACTATCATGCCCGATACAGAGTTTCAGTACAAAGTGGATGCTCCTTATTCCCCAGAGTATGAGGGAGGCATTATTTGGAATGATCCAGATGTTGCTATGGAGTGGGATGCTGCTTTGCAAGGACGCTCACCAATTATGTCTGAAAAAGATCGCCGGTTGACGCGGCTGGCTGATTTCGACTCTCCTTTCATATACGAGGATTAA
- a CDS encoding mannose-1-phosphate guanylyltransferase/mannose-6-phosphate isomerase, with amino-acid sequence MSDKSLKSAYAEECHAIILAGGSGTRLWPLSRNLLPKQLLVLGGEQTLLQQTVTRVLEAFEPSHVWVVTNEEHVFEVRKQVASVEPALETQVLAEPMGRNTLPAIMLGLDKVVGENSKALAAVFPSDHLIGNSQAWIQDLVRASKLASQKRFVTFGVEPRGPETGYGYIALGEELDSGAWTVKGFVEKPELARAEAFVRDGSHFWNSGMFLFRVKDFLTQVAKCQPELWSWWMDRGETPLVSGYRDIPNISVDYGVVEKIDNIVVVKAGFDWDDLGSWEAMYRLGDKDENGNVIQGDVLAMDCRNSLLISEGGKLAVVGIENMIMVQTRDATLSCPMPRVQSVRDVVDRLKAEGSHLVESHPTVVRPWGSYSVLEEGPHYKIKRIQVNPGARLSSQMHHHRSEHWVVVDGTAEVEVDNEPRVLVENQSVDIPKASQHRLANPGKVPLNIIEIQSGPYLEEDDIVRFDDVYGRVKK; translated from the coding sequence ATGTCAGATAAATCACTCAAGAGCGCCTACGCCGAAGAGTGTCATGCGATTATTCTTGCAGGTGGCTCTGGAACTCGTCTTTGGCCACTGAGCCGGAATCTCCTCCCTAAACAGCTCTTGGTACTTGGAGGGGAGCAGACTCTTCTTCAGCAGACAGTGACTCGTGTTTTAGAGGCTTTCGAACCTTCACACGTATGGGTTGTCACTAATGAAGAGCATGTTTTTGAAGTGCGCAAACAAGTTGCAAGTGTTGAGCCAGCTCTAGAAACACAAGTTTTGGCAGAGCCTATGGGCAGAAATACATTGCCCGCAATAATGCTTGGATTGGACAAAGTGGTTGGAGAAAATTCAAAGGCATTAGCTGCCGTTTTTCCATCAGATCACTTAATTGGAAACAGCCAAGCATGGATTCAAGATTTGGTACGTGCATCAAAGCTTGCTTCTCAGAAACGCTTTGTTACTTTTGGTGTTGAACCGCGTGGCCCAGAGACCGGTTACGGTTACATTGCACTTGGTGAAGAATTAGATTCTGGGGCATGGACGGTAAAGGGGTTCGTAGAAAAACCTGAACTTGCAAGAGCCGAAGCTTTTGTTAGAGATGGCAGCCATTTTTGGAACAGTGGTATGTTCCTGTTCAGAGTCAAAGACTTTTTGACACAAGTTGCCAAGTGCCAACCCGAACTTTGGAGTTGGTGGATGGATCGTGGCGAGACGCCTCTTGTCAGTGGCTATCGAGATATCCCCAATATTTCAGTGGACTATGGTGTTGTTGAGAAGATAGACAACATTGTCGTGGTCAAAGCTGGTTTTGATTGGGATGACCTTGGTAGCTGGGAAGCCATGTATCGCCTGGGTGATAAGGATGAAAATGGTAATGTCATCCAAGGTGATGTGTTAGCTATGGATTGCCGTAATTCTCTGCTCATTAGCGAGGGAGGCAAGCTGGCTGTGGTTGGTATTGAGAACATGATAATGGTTCAGACTCGTGATGCAACTCTGAGCTGTCCCATGCCGCGCGTTCAAAGCGTGCGTGATGTTGTTGATAGATTAAAGGCTGAGGGCAGCCATTTGGTGGAGAGTCATCCTACAGTGGTGCGCCCTTGGGGCAGCTACTCTGTGCTTGAGGAAGGTCCTCACTACAAAATTAAGCGCATACAAGTGAACCCTGGCGCACGTCTGAGTTCACAAATGCATCACCATCGCAGCGAACATTGGGTCGTGGTTGATGGTACGGCTGAGGTTGAAGTGGATAATGAGCCTAGGGTTTTGGTTGAGAACCAGTCTGTTGATATACCCAAGGCATCCCAACACCGTCTGGCCAATCCAGGTAAGGTGCCGTTAAATATCATTGAGATTCAGAGCGGCCCTTATCTTGAAGAGGATGATATCGTCCGATTTGACGATGTCTATGGGCGGGTCAAGAAATAA
- a CDS encoding cytochrome c3 family protein: MEERKASKRCGGAIPFIIGFLATCVLGWAVIPGMFFEKIEQPIWFSHAVHVEGEGMDCESCHYFRDDGSYAGFPTNEVCAECHAVDPDEAMEAIAEEGIDPNDYDAIMKAEIGAIEDGLVSGDDDKKQAEREYVVKYLIQGKEVPWLNYQYQPDNVYFSHKAHEGLDISELAEQRKDYEVAVVDPSVFDEPAEQNCNLCHVKDIAQNDVPPAYERNILSGYSKMTMKMWKCERCHALKGQSNACYTCHK, from the coding sequence ATGGAGGAAAGAAAAGCATCGAAACGGTGTGGAGGGGCGATCCCCTTTATCATCGGCTTCCTGGCCACCTGCGTTTTAGGTTGGGCTGTGATCCCCGGCATGTTCTTCGAAAAGATTGAGCAGCCGATTTGGTTCAGTCACGCCGTTCACGTAGAGGGTGAGGGAATGGATTGCGAAAGCTGTCATTATTTCCGGGATGACGGTTCTTATGCCGGTTTCCCGACCAACGAAGTCTGCGCCGAATGTCACGCGGTCGACCCTGATGAAGCAATGGAAGCTATTGCTGAAGAAGGCATTGACCCGAATGACTACGACGCCATCATGAAAGCCGAAATTGGTGCCATCGAAGATGGTTTGGTTTCTGGCGATGATGACAAGAAGCAGGCTGAACGCGAGTACGTGGTCAAGTACCTCATCCAGGGCAAAGAAGTGCCTTGGTTGAATTACCAGTACCAGCCGGACAACGTCTACTTCTCTCACAAGGCTCACGAAGGTCTCGATATCTCCGAGTTGGCCGAACAGAGAAAAGATTATGAAGTTGCCGTTGTTGATCCTTCAGTGTTCGATGAGCCGGCTGAGCAGAACTGTAATCTGTGTCACGTTAAGGATATTGCTCAGAATGATGTGCCTCCGGCATATGAGCGTAATATCCTGTCTGGTTACAGCAAGATGACCATGAAGATGTGGAAGTGTGAACGTTGCCACGCCCTTAAGGGCCAGTCCAACGCTTGCTACACTTGCCATAAGTAG
- the qrcB gene encoding menaquinone reductase molybdopterin-binding-like subunit QrcB: MSVARRAFIQMSVGATVGILFTPTVWTALDDVSIWTQNWPWIPTLKYGEVKAVPTVSKMCESGCAVKVRTVAKEAFGTEGNVDNPLSGGGICPLCANGVQVKNSPNRIKAPMLKGEEITWEKAKEIVAEKLDAAGSKVAVISGDQSGTINEVFSALLTSKGSDAFYTMPSDMQAADRAWTGLMGGSGQIGYDLENADMVLLAGADALESWGPTVANLKAFASNESGKFVFAGPMQTKTASVTSKWVPVPAEGMAAFTLGICYYVLQAGKSVPAGDFAQFKAMVMSGFTPAKVEAATGVKADVMAEVAKQLLSASNPVVVPGGSVAANAAAFALNLLLGGGMKVLPEFAKAVEGAMSRSEMLKQDVLQGVNADLLFVYEANPAYALPEQVKAGFTVAFDSSNTETTAGADLVLPIPHPYERFDDLASPYGVAKATYSMGAPVSKATLNVMPAGDFVLGLADLGFETFEEVLGAKAEAIGADMDSLIEEGAAFVGEDSADVSGVTLAASVLGKAAVPVKGTGAVSLAPYTLLNVGTANQATTPNAPCTISNNQLIGDHMVVMMNSATAKKLGVTVGSQVKLSGGNGDCEALVQIFEGVLTDTVAAPLGLGHTVGDEFSKGKGDNVYKILTVSSEAAAGASTWAGSTVNVAKI; encoded by the coding sequence ATGAGCGTAGCACGCAGAGCTTTTATTCAAATGAGTGTGGGCGCCACCGTCGGTATCCTTTTTACACCGACGGTCTGGACCGCCCTGGACGATGTGTCCATCTGGACTCAGAACTGGCCTTGGATTCCCACCCTGAAATACGGTGAAGTTAAAGCAGTTCCGACTGTGTCCAAAATGTGCGAATCCGGCTGTGCCGTGAAGGTCCGCACCGTGGCCAAAGAAGCCTTCGGAACCGAAGGCAATGTGGATAACCCTTTGTCTGGCGGCGGCATTTGCCCCCTGTGCGCCAATGGTGTTCAGGTCAAAAATAGCCCTAATCGGATCAAGGCCCCCATGTTGAAAGGTGAGGAGATCACCTGGGAAAAGGCTAAAGAAATTGTTGCCGAAAAACTGGATGCAGCTGGTAGCAAGGTCGCTGTTATCTCTGGAGATCAGTCCGGTACAATTAACGAAGTATTCTCCGCATTGTTGACCTCAAAGGGCAGCGATGCTTTTTATACCATGCCGAGCGATATGCAGGCAGCTGACCGTGCTTGGACCGGCCTGATGGGCGGTTCCGGACAGATCGGCTACGACCTGGAAAACGCAGATATGGTTCTTTTGGCTGGCGCAGATGCTCTGGAATCCTGGGGCCCGACTGTTGCTAACCTCAAGGCTTTTGCCTCTAATGAGAGTGGCAAATTTGTTTTTGCCGGTCCTATGCAGACTAAGACTGCTTCTGTCACTTCCAAATGGGTACCTGTTCCGGCTGAAGGCATGGCTGCTTTCACCCTCGGTATCTGTTATTATGTGCTGCAGGCAGGCAAGTCGGTTCCAGCAGGGGACTTTGCTCAGTTCAAAGCCATGGTGATGAGTGGTTTCACTCCCGCTAAGGTTGAAGCTGCTACTGGTGTTAAAGCTGATGTCATGGCCGAAGTTGCGAAGCAACTCTTGTCTGCCAGCAATCCAGTTGTCGTTCCTGGTGGCTCTGTTGCTGCCAATGCAGCTGCGTTTGCCCTTAATTTGCTGCTTGGCGGCGGCATGAAGGTGCTTCCCGAGTTCGCTAAGGCTGTAGAAGGCGCCATGTCTCGTAGTGAAATGCTCAAGCAGGACGTCCTGCAGGGTGTTAATGCTGATCTGCTCTTCGTGTATGAAGCTAATCCTGCTTATGCACTGCCTGAGCAGGTAAAGGCTGGTTTTACTGTTGCATTTGATAGTAGCAACACTGAAACCACTGCGGGCGCTGATCTTGTGCTGCCGATCCCGCACCCCTATGAGCGTTTTGACGATTTGGCTAGCCCTTATGGAGTTGCTAAAGCTACCTATTCTATGGGGGCTCCGGTTTCTAAAGCCACGCTGAACGTTATGCCTGCAGGTGATTTCGTCTTGGGCTTGGCTGACCTCGGTTTTGAAACTTTTGAGGAAGTCCTTGGTGCCAAGGCTGAAGCCATCGGTGCAGATATGGATTCCTTAATTGAAGAGGGTGCAGCATTCGTGGGTGAGGACTCTGCCGACGTATCTGGTGTAACTTTGGCTGCCAGCGTACTTGGTAAAGCCGCAGTGCCTGTTAAGGGAACTGGTGCAGTCAGCTTGGCTCCCTACACTCTGCTCAATGTTGGTACCGCTAACCAGGCAACAACTCCCAACGCCCCCTGCACCATTAGTAATAACCAGCTCATCGGTGACCATATGGTCGTTATGATGAACTCTGCTACTGCTAAGAAGCTTGGCGTTACCGTTGGCTCTCAGGTTAAACTGTCTGGTGGCAATGGTGATTGTGAAGCTCTCGTACAAATCTTCGAAGGCGTCCTGACTGATACTGTGGCTGCTCCACTAGGATTGGGGCACACTGTTGGTGATGAGTTCTCGAAGGGCAAGGGCGATAACGTCTACAAGATCCTCACGGTGAGCTCTGAAGCTGCCGCTGGCGCCTCTACATGGGCCGGTTCCACTGTGAACGTCGCCAAAATCTAG
- the qrcC gene encoding menaquinone reductase iron-sulfur cluster-binding subunit QrcC has protein sequence MQVKEFKIKWGMVIDIDKCTGCGACMVGCQVENNIAPMTKKDPYNYVQALTKDRSEASDKLMTLTWMNVYELSNGKTFPEHETAYLPRPCMQCGNPACVPVCPVVATDKNEEGGIVSQVYPRCIGCRYCMAACPYHARYFNWWDPLWPEGMDKGLSPAASVRPRGVVEKCNFCHSRYLDAKNKARQDGEDPMNLADGAYNTACADICPTKAITFGDLNNPEHAVHDLAKGKHAFRLIEKMGLDPQVYYTSEREWVRKQGDNYNADGGGH, from the coding sequence ATGCAAGTTAAAGAATTCAAAATTAAGTGGGGCATGGTCATTGATATTGACAAATGCACCGGTTGCGGCGCCTGTATGGTTGGCTGCCAGGTGGAAAACAATATCGCTCCAATGACGAAAAAAGACCCCTATAACTACGTACAGGCTTTGACCAAGGATCGTTCAGAAGCATCCGACAAGCTCATGACCTTGACTTGGATGAATGTTTATGAGTTGTCTAATGGCAAGACCTTCCCTGAGCACGAGACTGCTTACCTGCCGCGTCCCTGCATGCAGTGTGGTAACCCTGCTTGTGTGCCTGTATGTCCGGTCGTTGCTACTGATAAAAACGAAGAAGGCGGCATTGTTTCGCAGGTTTACCCGCGTTGCATTGGTTGTCGGTACTGTATGGCTGCATGCCCGTACCACGCTCGCTACTTCAACTGGTGGGATCCCCTTTGGCCTGAAGGTATGGACAAAGGCCTCAGCCCTGCTGCTTCTGTTCGTCCTCGTGGTGTGGTTGAGAAGTGTAACTTCTGTCATTCCCGCTACCTTGATGCCAAGAACAAAGCTCGTCAGGATGGTGAAGATCCTATGAACCTTGCAGATGGTGCGTACAATACTGCTTGTGCTGACATCTGTCCTACCAAAGCCATCACTTTCGGTGACCTGAACAATCCCGAACATGCTGTCCACGATCTGGCTAAAGGCAAGCACGCTTTCCGACTCATCGAAAAGATGGGATTGGATCCGCAGGTCTACTATACCAGCGAGCGTGAATGGGTCCGTAAGCAGGGCGACAACTACAACGCCGATGGCGGCGGTCACTAA
- the qrcD gene encoding menaquinone reductase integral membrane subunit QrcD, with the protein MDSKLFPEGTQRCGFGQWLIWMAFLVGVFLWGFYAAVLVLYNGIGTTGLDNYFGFGAWITFDLAVIALGAGAFFTGLLKYILKIKQLEKIINLTVIVGFCCYAGAMLVLVLDVGQPARAWFGYWHPNVHSMLTEVIFCITCYLTVLIIEFVPLVLEQKQLNKIPFVHALAHNMHVNMALFAGIGAFLSTFHQGSLGGMYGVLIGRPFAFREGFFIWPWTFFLFVLSAVGSGPVFTVLVATLMEKITGKKLVDWKTKSLMGKIAGTMLCVYMFFKILDTWAWATGYLPTVGLTFDDMFYGVAYGKWLLWTEIVLCGVIPAIMLVTPSIRNRPALFYTAAILDCIGVSLNRYIFTVQTIAFPSMPFDSWQVYYPNWVEYASSIMIVAFGAIVISLAYRYLPVFPLETKLNYQSGK; encoded by the coding sequence ATGGATAGCAAACTCTTCCCTGAAGGGACTCAACGCTGCGGTTTCGGCCAGTGGCTTATCTGGATGGCCTTCCTTGTAGGCGTATTCCTCTGGGGCTTCTATGCAGCCGTCTTGGTACTCTACAATGGAATTGGCACCACTGGGCTTGATAACTATTTCGGGTTTGGTGCTTGGATTACATTTGACCTTGCTGTGATTGCTCTTGGAGCTGGTGCATTTTTCACTGGTCTTCTGAAGTACATCCTCAAGATCAAACAACTTGAAAAGATTATTAACCTGACGGTCATCGTCGGTTTTTGTTGCTATGCTGGCGCAATGCTGGTTCTCGTTCTTGATGTTGGTCAACCTGCTCGTGCTTGGTTTGGTTACTGGCACCCGAACGTTCACTCCATGCTGACTGAAGTTATCTTTTGTATTACCTGCTACCTTACTGTTTTGATCATTGAGTTTGTTCCTCTGGTCCTTGAACAGAAGCAGCTTAACAAGATTCCTTTCGTCCATGCTCTGGCTCATAACATGCACGTGAATATGGCATTGTTTGCCGGTATCGGCGCATTCCTTTCTACTTTCCACCAGGGATCCTTGGGCGGCATGTATGGTGTCCTGATTGGTCGTCCGTTTGCATTCCGTGAAGGTTTCTTCATTTGGCCCTGGACTTTCTTCCTGTTTGTTCTTTCCGCTGTTGGTTCCGGTCCGGTTTTCACCGTATTGGTCGCAACGTTGATGGAAAAAATTACTGGTAAGAAATTGGTTGATTGGAAGACCAAGTCCCTTATGGGTAAGATCGCAGGTACCATGTTGTGCGTATACATGTTCTTCAAGATTCTCGACACATGGGCATGGGCCACTGGCTACCTGCCTACAGTCGGTCTTACCTTTGACGACATGTTCTACGGCGTTGCATATGGCAAATGGCTGCTTTGGACTGAAATTGTATTGTGCGGCGTAATACCGGCAATTATGTTGGTTACCCCGTCTATCCGAAATCGTCCTGCACTCTTCTATACTGCAGCGATTCTGGACTGTATCGGCGTGTCTTTAAACCGCTACATCTTCACTGTTCAGACTATTGCCTTCCCGTCCATGCCGTTTGATAGCTGGCAGGTGTATTACCCGAATTGGGTAGAGTACGCCTCCTCCATCATGATTGTTGCATTTGGTGCAATCGTCATTAGCCTTGCGTATCGTTATCTCCCGGTTTTCCCTTTGGAAACGAAGTTGAATTACCAGTCTGGTAAGTAA
- a CDS encoding amino acid ABC transporter ATP-binding protein, with the protein MAMIEVQKLHKWYGDFHVLQGITESVNKGEVLVICGPSGSGKSTFIRCINRLEEYQKGQILFDGKDILDKDVNINDLRAEIGIVFQQFNLYPHLSVLKNVTLAPIKVKGVSREEAEETALQLLERVGIHDQAHKYPAELSGGQQQRVAIARSLAMKPKVMLFDEPTSALDPEMINEVLNVMKDLAREGMTMLCVTHEMGFAREVADRVLFMDGGVVVEQAPPDEFFKNPQHERTKNFLKEIL; encoded by the coding sequence ATGGCAATGATTGAAGTGCAGAAGCTGCACAAATGGTATGGAGATTTTCACGTCCTACAAGGTATCACTGAGTCGGTGAACAAGGGCGAGGTTTTGGTTATCTGTGGCCCTTCCGGTTCCGGTAAATCAACTTTTATTCGCTGCATTAACCGACTCGAGGAATATCAGAAGGGACAGATCCTTTTCGATGGTAAAGATATCCTCGATAAAGACGTTAATATTAATGATCTGCGGGCTGAAATCGGCATCGTTTTCCAGCAGTTTAATTTGTACCCGCATCTTAGCGTTCTTAAGAATGTTACACTTGCTCCTATTAAGGTTAAAGGTGTCTCACGTGAAGAAGCAGAAGAGACTGCTCTCCAACTTCTTGAGCGTGTGGGTATTCACGATCAGGCTCACAAGTATCCTGCTGAACTTTCCGGTGGACAGCAGCAGCGGGTGGCCATTGCGCGTTCTTTAGCCATGAAGCCAAAAGTCATGCTTTTTGACGAACCTACTTCTGCACTTGACCCAGAAATGATTAATGAAGTTCTCAACGTCATGAAAGATCTGGCGCGAGAAGGTATGACTATGCTGTGTGTAACCCATGAAATGGGTTTTGCGCGTGAAGTCGCTGATCGTGTTCTCTTTATGGATGGGGGCGTAGTCGTTGAGCAGGCTCCACCGGATGAGTTTTTCAAGAATCCTCAACATGAGCGTACAAAGAACTTCCTGAAGGAAATTCTTTAA
- a CDS encoding ABC transporter substrate-binding protein has protein sequence MKRLVIVLALVLSFVFAASVASAGKIEDVKAKGVLVCGVKDSVNLFGFIDADSKELVGFDVDVCKYIADKLGVKTEFKVVTSKNRIPMLVQGSVDMLAATMTHKFSRDEQIDFSITYFMDGQKLLVKKGSGIMSTDDLANKKVGTVKGSTSEKNIKAAQPKAQVISYDEYPQAFMALKQGKVKAVTTDSGILAGLKAGDDNPEKWEIVGEFFSSEPYGLGVPSNDSAFRDFVNKSLNEMWLDGTYHKLFKKWMGYDLPAGWTLELWPM, from the coding sequence ATGAAACGTTTGGTTATAGTTCTGGCCCTGGTACTTTCCTTCGTGTTCGCTGCTTCTGTAGCGTCCGCGGGCAAGATTGAAGACGTTAAAGCCAAGGGCGTTTTGGTCTGCGGCGTCAAAGATTCCGTTAACCTGTTTGGATTCATCGATGCTGATAGCAAAGAGCTGGTCGGTTTTGATGTTGACGTTTGCAAGTACATCGCCGACAAGCTTGGCGTGAAAACCGAATTTAAGGTAGTCACTTCCAAGAACCGCATCCCCATGCTGGTGCAGGGCTCTGTAGATATGCTGGCTGCCACGATGACTCACAAATTCTCTCGTGACGAGCAGATCGACTTCTCCATCACTTACTTCATGGATGGTCAGAAGCTTCTGGTCAAAAAGGGTTCCGGCATCATGTCCACTGATGATCTGGCCAACAAGAAGGTTGGTACCGTCAAGGGTTCTACCTCTGAAAAGAACATCAAGGCAGCTCAGCCCAAAGCTCAGGTTATCTCTTACGATGAGTACCCCCAGGCTTTCATGGCTCTGAAGCAGGGCAAAGTTAAGGCTGTTACCACTGACTCTGGTATCCTCGCAGGCCTCAAAGCTGGTGATGATAATCCTGAGAAGTGGGAAATCGTTGGTGAGTTCTTCTCCTCTGAGCCTTACGGCCTCGGCGTACCTTCAAATGATTCTGCTTTCCGTGATTTTGTTAATAAGTCCCTTAACGAAATGTGGCTCGATGGCACCTACCACAAGCTGTTTAAGAAGTGGATGGGTTACGACCTGCCTGCTGGCTGGACCCTCGAACTCTGGCCCATGTAA
- a CDS encoding amino acid ABC transporter permease produces MQYTFHWDKMFSGEPAQWMWDGFVTTLQISSISLVCSMFLGIMICVMRMTPFKPLQWFALAYTEFFRNTPLLIQIFFWYNASHVVIPAGINEWMNELFYWFPGPFSLFGHDFVGEWVLFNVELITGVIALTVYTSAFIAEEIRAGIFSIPKNQLEASRAVGLSFLQGYRYVILPQALRIVIPPLISQALNLIKNSSLCMVIGVGEMMFQATQIESYHAIPFEAFSVALLIYLTISLIVSFGINMYNKHFMIQVMY; encoded by the coding sequence TTGCAGTATACGTTTCACTGGGACAAAATGTTCAGCGGTGAACCCGCACAATGGATGTGGGATGGATTTGTTACGACTTTGCAGATCTCATCCATTTCTTTGGTTTGCTCCATGTTTCTGGGGATTATGATTTGTGTTATGCGAATGACTCCTTTCAAGCCTCTTCAATGGTTTGCATTGGCTTACACTGAGTTCTTTCGTAATACGCCACTACTGATTCAGATATTTTTTTGGTACAACGCTTCGCACGTAGTTATTCCCGCTGGTATCAATGAATGGATGAATGAACTTTTCTATTGGTTCCCCGGGCCGTTCTCATTGTTTGGACATGATTTTGTTGGAGAATGGGTCCTTTTTAATGTGGAGCTTATCACTGGTGTTATTGCACTGACCGTCTACACTTCAGCATTTATTGCTGAGGAAATCCGTGCAGGAATCTTTTCAATTCCTAAGAATCAGTTGGAAGCATCCCGTGCTGTAGGTCTTTCTTTCTTACAGGGATATAGGTACGTAATCCTTCCACAGGCTCTTCGTATTGTTATTCCACCTTTGATTTCTCAGGCTTTGAACCTCATCAAGAACTCCTCATTGTGTATGGTTATTGGTGTAGGTGAGATGATGTTCCAAGCGACTCAGATTGAGTCTTATCATGCTATCCCGTTTGAGGCCTTCTCGGTTGCGTTGTTGATCTATTTGACGATCTCTTTGATCGTTTCTTTTGGAATCAACATGTACAACAAGCACTTCATGATTCAGGTCATGTATTAG
- a CDS encoding amino acid ABC transporter permease → MHWDIVFDNFDYFLWGQTKFDGVFPFVHDVGGLLAAIILAFIGIFGAFWIGMAAGLMRLSKRWWVKTPAVIYIEMIRGMPLLLLIFWFFFLAPVLLGKSLPAFTTTMICFMIFTGAYVGEIVRAGVLALPRGQMEAARGSGLSQVQAMRYVILPQALRNMIPSFVNQFVSLTKDTSLAAILGVGELTRTGVQVDNREMVASFEIWITIAALYFLICYILTSYSRRLEAQLSRYQARDR, encoded by the coding sequence ATGCATTGGGATATTGTATTCGATAATTTCGATTATTTTCTTTGGGGGCAAACTAAATTTGATGGGGTTTTCCCCTTTGTGCACGATGTTGGTGGTTTGTTGGCCGCGATCATTTTGGCATTTATTGGTATCTTTGGTGCTTTCTGGATTGGTATGGCAGCAGGGCTTATGCGCCTGTCTAAACGATGGTGGGTAAAAACTCCCGCTGTCATTTATATCGAAATGATTCGTGGCATGCCTCTGTTGTTGCTTATCTTTTGGTTTTTCTTTCTTGCACCAGTTCTTTTGGGTAAGTCTCTTCCTGCATTCACGACTACAATGATATGCTTCATGATTTTCACCGGCGCATATGTGGGTGAGATTGTTCGTGCAGGTGTCTTGGCTTTACCAAGAGGACAGATGGAAGCTGCTCGCGGGTCCGGCCTGTCACAGGTTCAGGCTATGCGCTACGTTATTCTGCCGCAGGCTTTACGCAATATGATCCCTTCTTTTGTGAATCAGTTTGTATCACTCACAAAAGACACCTCGCTTGCGGCTATCCTTGGTGTCGGTGAACTTACTCGCACTGGTGTTCAGGTTGATAACCGGGAGATGGTCGCTTCTTTTGAAATTTGGATCACCATTGCTGCTTTGTACTTCTTGATTTGCTATATACTTACTTCTTACAGTCGTCGTCTTGAAGCTCAGTTGTCGCGATATCAGGCAAGAGACCGTTAG